One stretch of Roseimicrobium sp. ORNL1 DNA includes these proteins:
- a CDS encoding bifunctional 3,4-dihydroxy-2-butanone-4-phosphate synthase/GTP cyclohydrolase II — protein MSDTPAFSPFSPVEAILADIRAGKMVIVTDDADRENEGDLVCAAHGATAEAVNFMARFGRGLICAPVSEEYAQRLGLTAMARKNRDAFSTNFTVSVDAAEGISTGISAPDRAKTISVLANPASKEGDLVQPGHVFPLVAKNGGVLRRAGHTEAAVDLAQMAGLEPAGVICEIMNDDGTMARLPELVRFAKEHDLKICTIESLIRHRQEREKLVEREQVIKMPTDYGTFDLHLYRSKLDGEHHLALVKGQIDDGEPVLVRVHSECLTGDVFGSRRCDCGGQLHAALERIEQEGRGVLLYMRQEGRGIGLPAKIHAYKLQEEGLDTVEANLKLGYPMDLRDYGLGAQILFDLGVRQIRLMTNNPRKVVGLEGHKLHIVEQCPIRVEPNEHNAKYLETKRTKMGHDL, from the coding sequence ATGTCCGATACCCCCGCATTCTCCCCCTTCTCTCCGGTGGAAGCCATCCTGGCCGACATCCGGGCTGGCAAAATGGTCATTGTGACCGATGACGCGGACCGCGAGAACGAAGGTGACTTGGTCTGTGCCGCTCATGGAGCCACGGCAGAAGCGGTGAACTTCATGGCGAGGTTTGGGCGGGGGCTCATCTGTGCCCCGGTCTCAGAGGAGTACGCCCAGCGTCTGGGTCTTACCGCCATGGCGAGGAAGAACCGGGATGCCTTTTCCACGAATTTTACGGTAAGTGTGGATGCCGCTGAAGGAATCTCCACCGGCATCAGCGCTCCCGATCGGGCAAAGACCATTTCCGTGCTGGCGAATCCCGCCAGCAAGGAGGGCGACCTCGTGCAGCCGGGACACGTGTTTCCTCTTGTCGCGAAGAACGGCGGCGTGCTCCGCCGAGCTGGCCACACAGAAGCGGCGGTTGACCTCGCCCAGATGGCAGGCCTGGAGCCAGCGGGCGTGATCTGCGAGATCATGAACGATGACGGCACCATGGCCCGGTTGCCGGAGTTGGTGAGGTTCGCCAAAGAGCACGACCTGAAGATCTGCACCATCGAGAGCCTGATCCGCCATCGACAAGAGCGCGAGAAACTCGTTGAGCGTGAACAGGTCATCAAGATGCCCACCGACTACGGCACCTTCGATTTGCACCTCTACCGGAGCAAGCTGGATGGCGAGCACCACCTCGCGCTGGTGAAGGGCCAGATCGATGACGGCGAGCCGGTGCTGGTGCGCGTTCATAGTGAGTGCCTTACAGGCGACGTCTTCGGCTCCCGCCGCTGCGACTGCGGCGGTCAGCTTCACGCTGCCTTAGAGCGCATCGAGCAGGAGGGCAGGGGAGTCCTGCTCTATATGCGCCAGGAAGGGCGTGGCATCGGGCTGCCCGCCAAGATCCATGCCTACAAGCTTCAGGAAGAAGGGCTCGATACGGTGGAAGCCAATCTCAAGCTCGGCTACCCCATGGACCTCCGTGACTATGGCTTGGGAGCCCAGATTCTCTTCGATCTCGGCGTGCGCCAGATCCGACTCATGACCAACAACCCGCGCAAGGTCGTGGGCTTGGAAGGCCACAAGCTGCACATCGTAGAGCAGTGTCCGATCCGCGTGGAGCCAAACGAGCACAACGCCAAGTACCTGGAGACGAAGCGCACCAAGATGGGGCATGATTTGTGA
- the nusB gene encoding transcription antitermination factor NusB, which yields MAKPPGKRREGRQSAMQYLFANDLHGEVSDTERNAFWDLHMAKNDVREYAERLIKGILTFREEIDARIASVLQNFSFERLGTVDRNILRLAVYELLHEQDVPRPVVINEAIEIAKVFGDTQTRVFVNGVLDRIAKTLPPVTTAG from the coding sequence ATGGCAAAACCACCAGGAAAACGCCGGGAAGGCCGTCAGTCGGCCATGCAGTATCTCTTTGCCAATGACTTGCATGGCGAAGTGAGCGACACGGAACGCAATGCGTTCTGGGATCTTCACATGGCAAAGAACGACGTGCGTGAATACGCCGAGCGCCTCATCAAGGGTATCCTGACCTTCCGCGAGGAGATCGATGCCCGCATCGCCAGCGTGCTGCAGAACTTCAGTTTCGAGCGCCTAGGCACCGTGGATCGAAACATCCTGCGGCTCGCCGTGTACGAGCTGCTGCATGAGCAGGACGTACCCCGCCCTGTGGTCATCAACGAAGCCATCGAAATCGCGAAGGTCTTCGGCGATACCCAGACGCGCGTGTTTGTGAACGGCGTGCTCGATCGCATCGCCAAGACGCTGCCTCCTGTCACTACCGCAGGCTAA
- the ribH gene encoding 6,7-dimethyl-8-ribityllumazine synthase, with protein sequence MSEAAPPRPRSSSSRANIAIVASLYNEPYVNAMLDAVRTEIQELMPDAQVVTYRVPGAFEIPVCAEFVLRNTGADALVALGVIIRGETEHGDLVGASVTDALMRMAVAHVTPVVHEVLLVDSEEQAEERTMRERLNRGTEAARVAVNMVQLFEKLRVTFPFPQTPA encoded by the coding sequence ATGTCCGAAGCCGCCCCTCCACGCCCGCGCAGTTCTTCCTCGCGCGCGAACATCGCCATCGTAGCCAGCCTGTACAACGAGCCCTACGTGAATGCGATGCTGGACGCGGTCCGCACCGAAATTCAGGAGCTCATGCCGGACGCCCAGGTAGTGACCTACCGTGTGCCTGGCGCATTTGAGATTCCCGTCTGCGCGGAGTTCGTGCTGCGCAATACCGGAGCCGATGCGCTGGTGGCCCTCGGCGTCATCATCCGCGGCGAGACTGAGCACGGCGACCTCGTAGGAGCCTCTGTTACCGATGCCCTCATGCGCATGGCCGTGGCTCACGTGACCCCGGTGGTGCATGAAGTTCTGCTCGTGGACAGCGAAGAGCAGGCTGAGGAACGCACCATGCGCGAACGCCTCAACCGCGGCACTGAAGCCGCCCGTGTCGCCGTGAATATGGTGCAGCTCTTTGAAAAGCTGCGCGTCACCTTTCCCTTTCCCCAAACTCCGGCGTAA
- the ftsY gene encoding signal recognition particle-docking protein FtsY has translation MAGFFTKLVQRFTKAEIDWDDLEEQLIAGDLGVKLSMQIVEDLQAQARKLHDVDIVEVTKKHIRALLPAYTPPLPPLISGKPKVVLVVGVNGTGKTTSTAKLANFLKKRGNSLVLAAADTFRAAAVEQLEVWAKRVDVPLVKGPPNADPAAVCFDAYTSATAKHAQFLICDTAGRLHTRHNLMEELRKVQRIVGKKDTTAPHEVLLVVDATTGGNALQQAREFHKAVPLTGIIATKLDGSGKGGVVVAIQQELGIPTRFVGTGEQVDDFAAFNADTYLDQML, from the coding sequence ATGGCCGGCTTCTTCACCAAACTCGTTCAGCGTTTCACCAAGGCGGAAATCGACTGGGATGATCTCGAAGAACAACTCATCGCCGGTGATTTGGGAGTGAAGCTCTCCATGCAGATCGTGGAGGATCTGCAGGCCCAGGCGAGGAAGCTGCATGATGTGGACATCGTGGAGGTGACGAAGAAGCACATCCGCGCGCTCCTGCCGGCGTACACCCCGCCGTTGCCGCCGCTGATCTCCGGCAAGCCCAAGGTGGTGCTTGTGGTCGGCGTGAACGGCACCGGCAAGACCACCTCGACGGCCAAGCTGGCCAATTTCCTCAAGAAACGCGGCAACAGCCTCGTGCTCGCCGCAGCCGATACTTTCCGCGCCGCGGCCGTGGAGCAGCTCGAAGTCTGGGCCAAGCGTGTGGACGTCCCGCTGGTGAAAGGCCCGCCGAATGCAGACCCCGCTGCCGTGTGCTTCGATGCCTACACGTCCGCGACGGCGAAGCATGCGCAGTTCCTGATCTGCGACACCGCAGGCCGCCTTCATACCCGGCACAATCTCATGGAAGAGCTGCGCAAGGTGCAGCGCATCGTCGGCAAGAAGGACACCACGGCACCGCATGAGGTGCTGCTGGTCGTGGATGCCACCACGGGTGGCAATGCCTTGCAACAAGCACGAGAGTTTCACAAGGCCGTGCCTCTTACCGGCATCATCGCCACCAAGTTGGACGGCAGTGGCAAGGGTGGGGTGGTCGTGGCTATCCAGCAGGAGCTCGGCATTCCTACCCGCTTTGTAGGCACGGGCGAGCAGGTGGACGACTTCGCCGCCTTCAATGCGGATACCTATCTCGACCAGATGTTGTAG